The Melopsittacus undulatus isolate bMelUnd1 chromosome 17, bMelUnd1.mat.Z, whole genome shotgun sequence DNA window GCCTGAGGGAGGTCCCCAGAACACCCCCCAAACACATACAAGAACTGGTACTTACAGGGGGTCCAGCACTACCGCGAGCACCTTTGGGACCGGGAGCACCAACAGCACCctatggaggaggaggaggaagaggagaggggtgagctgtgctgtggggctgcacccctagggggtttggggtggggggggtcacTTACGGCAGGGCCAGGAGCACCAGTGGGGCCAGCAGGGCCGGGGGGGCCGGCATCACCCTTGGCTCCAGCATCACCAGTTTCACCTTTAGCACCAGGCTGGCCATCGGCACCCTGTGGGGAGCAGACAGGGGTGAGCCGGGGGGCTCAGCGGGTCAGGATTAGACCTCTGGGGAAGGGGCAATGAGGACATCACTTACGGGGGGGCCAGCAAATCCAGCAGGACCGGGGGGGCCGGGCTCGCCACGGTCACCCTGTGATGGACAACGAGACCCAGGTGTGACACCGAGATAGAGACAGGCACCCATGGCCACCAAGGGGTGGGCAccatggcaggggcaggggGACACTTACGGGAGCACCACGGGCACCAGTGGGACCAGCAGGACCCGGGGGACCAGCTTCACCCTGGAAAGGGGCAGGGGAACCAAAGGGGGTCAGGGCTGTGCCAAGGAGGGAGCAACAGGGACCGGGACACATCCGTCCCCATGGAGCGGCCCTACCTTGTCACCGGGAGCACCAGCGGGGCCGGGAGGGCCGATGGGACCCGTCAGACCTCGGAGACCATCTTTACCAGGAGCACCATCAGCACCTTTGGGACCGGGGTCACCCTGGGGAGGAAGATGATAGCAGGTTAAGCACTGTGGCATCCGGGACCTTCATCCTCCTGCGGGAGGTTGGAGCATCCCACTGgtcccagggaagagctgagctCAGCAAGGAGCTGTCCTCAAGGACCAGCTCTGGTGGGGACACTGGTAGCGCTGAGCATCCCAGTGCTGATCCCATGTCCTGGCTCTGGGGGGTGTATCCAGCCGCAGTGATGGTCgggagcagggcatgggaggggGGGACAGCGGGATTTGGGGTCAGACGTACTCTGTCCCCCTTGGCGCCTGGCAGGCCGGCAGCACCGCGCTCTCCGGGCATACCCTGCAGACCGGGGGGGCCTTGGTTCCCGGGGGCACCGGGAGCACCAGCATCACCCTGGGATGGAGAGACAGGAAACGGGTTAGCGAGAGCCTGGACTCAGAACCAGCCCCGGTAAAGGGGGCAAAGCCAAACCCACATCCCCCTTTACACCTGCACCCTGAGAGCCAGGACCTCGCTCCTACCTTAGCACCATCGTTACCGGGAGCACCGTTAGCACCACGAGGACCTTGGGGACCGGGGGGGCCTTGGACACCACGTTCTCCAGGGAATCCTCTCTCGCCCTggggggggaggcaggagaGGGGCCATGAGGGGCAcggggggtgctgggggtgccaTGACCCTGCCGGGCAGTGAATGGGGTTCAACCTACCCTGGCACCTGCGGGACCGGGGGCACCGGCGTCTCCGGGGACACCCTGTGAGGAGGGAGGGGGTGAGGGTCAGGCTGGGACCGGGGGGTGCCCCCAAGGATGGGGAGGGTCCTGGGGTGCAGCATGGGGCTGAGGTCCCCACTGctctccagagctgcagggtGCACCCATCAGCAGCCCCCATGTGATGGGGAGGGCACAGGGGCAGCCCCGTGCCATGGACGTGCTCAGCATCTCTCACCTGCTCACCAGGCTTGCCAGCCTCACCGGGGGGGCCAGCGGGGCCCGGCAGACcctgggggaggaagaggagcaatGAGGATCCATGGAGGTGGTGACCAGAGGGGACAGGGAAAGGGGCAGCATCACCCCCCCGGGATGGGGACACCCCTCACCTGGAAGCCAGGAGCACCAGCAGGACCTTGTTCACCTCTTTCTCCAGCGGGACCCTATGGGGGACAGGACAACATAAGGGGGTGCTCAGCTCCAGTGGCCAAGGGGGGCTAAGAGCTCACTGGTACTCACGGTAGGGCCGGGGGGACCCTGGGCACCGGCTTCACCATCCTTGCCAGCAGCACcctgtggaggaggaagaggaggatcaGAGCATGGCCCCCACAGGACCCTGCACCCCCAGCAGTGGGGCATGGGGCTGGATGCGGCCATCACATCCCCGAGGGCAGGGACAGCCCCGCTGACCCACATCACCTCCCACCCCACACATGGCCTCACTcatccctgcagcctccccagacCCATCCcgcccccccccaaaccaagGGGAGCCCTCGCTGTGCTGAGCTCCGGGGTGTACTTACCACAGCGCCGGGGGGACCCGGAGCTCCCCTCTCACCGGGTTTGCCAGGCTCACCCtggaagggaaggagcaggatgaGACCCATGACAGAACCACCGCAGGATGGAGGGGAACACAtgcccagagcatccccaggtGGTGGCAGTGGGATCCGTCAGGGACCAGAGCTCCTGCATCCATGGGGAGGcatcacccccagcaccccccattCACTCACCGCAGCACCTTTAGGACCAGGGAAACCCATCACACCGGCTTGACCTCTGGCTCCAGGGGGGCCGGGGGGACCGGGGCGCCCATCTTGACCAGCGGGACCCTGTTATGGGGCGAGTGAGTGAGCCCCCCGTTAGCAGAGGCCAGGGTGAGCCCAGGCAGGAGGGGGCACAGGGGGAGCCACTTACGGGGGGACCAGTCTTGCCATCGGGACCAGGGCTCCCAGGGCTTCCAGTCAGACCCTGCAGGACAGTGTGAGGTCCATGAGGAGCTCAGGAATCCCGAGGGATGAGCATCCCGGACAGCAGCATCTCCATCGCCATGAGGAGCACAGCCCCATGCCCACCCGGCAGCACCCACCTTGGCACCGGGCAGACCAGGCTCCCCAGGGCGTCCGGCTTCACCAGGAGATCCTTTGGGGCCAACGGGGCCAGGGGAGCCGCGCTCGCCGGGGGGACCCTGGGGACGGTGGGAGAGGGGACACAGTTACCCCATTGGGGTGGCAGTGGGGTTAGGCATGGGGACGGTGTCCCCATTAAGGTCACTCTCACCCAGACAGGAGGGAGATGCAGGCACCTACCTTGGGGCCAGCAATGCCATCACCACCGGGGAAACCACGGCTGCCAGGAGCACCCTGCGAGGGACACAGGGGGGTCAGTGTGGAGAGGGGGGTGCaggggagggatgcaggggagggatgcaggggagggatgcaggggagggatgcaggggagggatgcagggatgtgggatCTGCGGtggaaggggatggggatgtccCCACGTGTGTCTGTCCCTCAGCACCCACAGGGCTCAGCTGATGGACATCAGGAgatgggggcaggatggggacagggacccGGTGGGGACGGGACGGGGCTGCCCCTACTCACCCGTTCACCGGCGGGGCCGGGCAGCCCAGCGGGGCCGGGCTCACCACGGGCTCCTCTCTTGCCTTCCTCACCGGCTGGGCCGGGGGGACCTTGGACACCAGCAGGGccctggggaaggagggatgaGCACCCAGTGcagggagccaggaggggctgaaGCCTCCAGGGGACGGGGGGAGGCACTCACGGGTTCGCCTTTGGCACCAGTGTCTCCCTTGCTGCCTGGAGCGCCGGGTTCACCctgcaggaggagaggggaaagccGCTGAGCACCGGATTGAAGAGCACAGGGAGCCCTGAGCCGCATCTGACTCAGCATCCGTCcgcccagcaccatcctgcgcccgcagggctggggatgctggagcagacaCCTCTGCATTGGgcagcccatggcaggaggtgatggaggtgtCTGGGGATACTGGAGCAGACACCTCTGCATTGGGCAGCCCAcggcaggaggtgatggggatgctggagcagacaCCTCTGCATTGGGCAGCCCAcggcaggaggtgatggaggtgatggagatgctggagcagaCACCTCTGCATTGGgcagcccatggcaggaggtgatgggggtgtctggggatgctggagcagacaCCTCGGGGCtggcaggaggtgatgggggtgtgtggggatgctggagcagacCCCTCTGGGCtggcaggaggtgatggagatgtgtggggatgctggagcagacacccctgggctggcaggaggtgatgggggtgtatggggatgctggagcagacaCCTCTGCATTGGgcagcccatggcaggaggtgatggaggtgtgtggggatgctggagcagacaCCTCTGGGCTGGCAGGAGGTGATTGGGGtgtatggggatgctggagcagacaCCTCTGCATTGGGCAGCCCATAGCAGGGGATGATGGAGGTGtctggggatgctggagcagacacccctgggctggcaggaggtgatggaggtgtctggggatgctggagcagacacccctgggctggcaggaggtgatggaggtgtGTGGGGATACTCACGCTGTTACCCTTGGGGCCGGGGGCACCGCTGGGACCCTGAGGTCCAGAGGGGCCTCGTGCACCGGGGAAGCCGGGAGCGCCTGCAATGCCTGGAGCACCCTGGAAGAGGCAGATGGGGGTGagggagcagctcagcccctgagCCCGGAGCAGGATCAGGGGTGagggagcagctcagcccctcagcctggagcaggatCAGGGGTGAGGGAGCagctcagcctggagcaggatCAGGGGTGagggagcagctcagcccctgagCCCAGAGCAGGATCAGGGGTGagggagcagctcagcccctgagCCCGGAGCAGgatcagggttagggttagggtcctGGAGGGACACTCACGGTTGCTCCCTTGGCACCAGGTTGACCGTCAGCACCGGGGTTGCCCtgtggagaggaggaggaggaggaggttaCACCGGGGCTGGCAGCACACgaggcagagcacagggagctgtgggatgtgaCTCACAGCAGGACCAGCAGCGCCAGCAGGGCCGGGGGGACCAGGCTCTCCACGGACACCCTGAGGACCTTCACTGCCACGAGCACCCTGGGGACCGGTTTCaccctggggaggaagaggagggagggagaagcatGACCACAAGTGCTGCCATGAGAGCCTGGCACGGCCGAGGTGTCCCCATCATCTCCTGTCCAACAGAGGCAAAGCCAGAGAGGTGCCCATGGGGACACCTCCATCCGGTGACCCGGGCAGCCCACAGCACTTCAGGCTTCCCTGGTTCTGGGCCACATGAGTTCCTCATGTGGAGCCTGATCCTTCTCTCCAGCCCTTCGCTCCCAGTTTCCACCAGTTCTTCCCAGCCCACTTGGGAGGAGATGCTCAGGCAGGTCCTACCTTAGCACCAGCAGCACCGGGGAAGCCAGGGGGACCAGCGGGGCCAGTGGGACCCTAGACAGGAGAGAGGGCAGGGGTCAGAGCAGGGATCCCACCAACACATCTGGttctccaggcagcagagctctggctcTGGCTCTGGCTCTGGCTCTGGCTGCAATGGGATCTGCCCCTGGAGCAGCCGGAGCCGCATCCGGGCTCAGGGGGTTACTTACGGGAGGACCGGCAGCACCGGGAGCACCATCGTTACCACGAGCACCCTGTGCAGAGGAGGCCCCGTTAGTGGTGCCCAGCGGCAGGAGCGGTgcccatgccccccccccccccatgcatggggcagctcagccctgccccAGGGTACTCACAGCAGGGCCAGAGGGACCGGGACGGCCTCTCTCACCAGGAAGACCACGAGGACCCTGTGAGGGGGGGACACGTTTGGTGACCAGGGAGATGCtttcctcttcccatccctgcatctccTGGTCCTGCCTGCAGGGTTaaccccctcccaccccattcTGTGGGTATCCATGGGGGAGCATCCCTGAGGATGAGCTGGATCCCATCACATCTTGCCCTCAATCCCCCCCCAACCACTGTCCCCATGGTCCCCAGCACTCACCATCTGCCCTGGGGCTCCGTTCTCTCCTGGGCTGCCAGGTTCACCCTAGGGGAAAGGACAACACTGAGGGACCTGCTCCAGAGGTAGGAGCAGCAATGGCTTTGTACAGGGTGACAAGGACCTCACCTTGgggccagcaggaccaggctcACCCTTAGCACCATCCAGACCACTGAAGCcctgagcagcaggagagaggagagTGGGGGGGTCAGGAGGGCACCCCAATGATGTAGGGCTCCCCCTCCCCTACCCCTGCAGAcatgggagggagggaggactCACTCTGTGACCCTTCATGCCCGGCAGACCGGCAGTTCCTGGGAGACCACGGGCACCCTAGAGGAAAGGGGACAGGGTGATGGGGGTGCCTCAGGTGGGGTGTCCTGCACCCCACTACCCATGTCCCCAAGGGGAACAGGCAGCGGGTGTCACATCCTTGCACCTCTCCATGGtggggtgtccccatggggAGGGTGTCTCacctgggggccggggggggccaCGCTCTCCGGGGCGTCCGGGCTTCCCAGCTTCACCCTAAGGACAAGGACACTGGGTTGGTGCCATGTCCCCTGCCCACCTGACAGGGATGGCAGAGCCACCAGGCCCCAACGAGGGGGGGGCACCATCCATGGGCCACTTACATCATCTCCATTCTTGCCAGGGGGGCCAGCAGGACCACGGGGACCCATGGGACCCTATGAGAGACACGGGGCAGGGGTGCAGTGGTTGGTGTCTGGCCCATCaccctgccccattcccaaggctgggatgctctggagcagggacaGCAGGGCCATGGCCAGGGCTGGGAATaggcagccccatccccatccctgcaggaggAGGTGCAGGACTCACAGAAGCACCGGGCTCTCCGGGTTCACCGGGGGGACCTTGGAAACCTTGAGGACcctggggggcaatgggagaaaaaggggggaaagaggaaaaatgggttagaaaatgagaaGATTGGGTCTGAAGACCCCAATGGCAAAGgcactttgtgtgtgtgtgtgtttgtgtgtggttGTCCCTGCAGCCTGTCCCCACATGTTTCCACAGCCGTTGGCAATGGTTGGATACCCCACCTCTcccttgtcccatcccatcccacctaAAGGGGCCCCATCCCCAAAACAAGAggggaggatgaggagaaggaagaggaagatacTCACAGGAGCACCAGGAGGGCCAGGGAGACCGCGGGGGCCAGCGGGACCCTGCAAAGGAGAATGGGAACTGGCATTAAGTGGCTGTTTGTCACCTTGgccccatccctgttcccattgcCACTCTTGTCACCTTGgccccatccctgttcccattgcCACTCTTGCTGTCTCCACTGAACCCCATCACCACCCCACCACCATCCCATCCCCCTTCCTGTCAGCACCCCCATCCCTGTTCCTATCGCCATCCCATCCATATCCTCATTGCCACCCCATCACCATCCCACCCCTGGCCCCATCACCACCCCCATCCCTTTTCCCACTGCCACTCTATTGCTgtccccattgaaccccatcACCCCACCActatcccatccctgtccccatcaccaccCCCATCTCtgttcccatctccatcccatccctatccccatcaGCACTCCTTCCTTGCCCCCTTACCATCCATTCTGTATCCCCATTGCCATCCCATTCCTATCCCCATTGCCACACACCCCATTACCATCCCTCCCTGTTCCCAACCTGTTCcctccctgttcccatcctgTTCATCAACCATCCCCAGTCCCCATCAGCACCCAACTGCTGTCCCCAGTGAAAcctatccctgtccccatccccatcccttccttGTCCCCATTGCCACACCATTCCTTGTCCCATTGCCACCCCATCCCcactccatccctgtccccatcaccaACCATTCCCTGTTCTCATTGCCACCCCATCCCTATTGTCAACCCATCTCCACCCCATCCTTGCCACTGTCACTAACCATAACTTATTCCCACTGAcaccccatccctgtccccatccctgtccccatccctgtccccatccctgtccctctctgtccccatccctgtccccatccctgtccctctctgtccccatccctgtccccattccTGTCCCcctctgtccccatccctgtccctgtctctgtccccatccctgtccccatccctgtccccatccctgtccccctctgtccccatccctgtccccatccctgtccctctctgtccccatccctgtccccctctgtccccatccctgtccctgtctctgtccccatccctgtccccatccctgtccctctctgtccccatccctgtccccatcacctCCAGGACCCACACCCTCCCCATGCCTCCCAGTTCCCACCACTCCATATcctcagcaccaccagcacaaGCAGCGCTTGGGTCACTGTATCCTTTCCACAGCCCCATTGCAGCCCCCCCGTACCCCCCGGTGCTCACCATGGGGCCGGGCACAGCCATGCCTCCGGCTTTCTCGTCGTAGCCATAGGACATTTGAGGAGCGAAGTTCTGCggacgggagggggggggggtgagtggGGCACAGCCCCCCCTGGAGGGGCTTCACCCCACGGGGACCCCTCCTATACTCACTCCGCCGAGGCctggggggccggggggggccggggggccCCGGGAGGCCGGGCTGTCCGGGGATGCCGTCTCTGCCAGGGGGGCCGGGGAGTCCCTGTGGGGGGCAAGAGGAGGGTGAGCCCAGCGGGACCGGGGTCCCAGCGGCGcggggggggctgtggggggggtACCCACCCTGTCTCCTTTGGGGCCGGTGTCTCCCTTAGGACCCTGGTGAGGAGGAACGGAGCCTTGGTTAGCAATGGGGTTCACAACCAACcgggggtgtgggggggggacAAGGAGCTCTTACCTCTACTCCAGCGCTTTCTGGGTAGACAGGGGAGGCTGCGGGAGAAAGGAGGGGGGGTTGGAGGGTCCCGTTGTGCCCCCCCCGCAGCCCAGACACCACGGGGATGGGCGCTGAGCCGCGGGGACGGTGCCGCCGgcggggggggacgggggggacACGGGTCGGTACCGTCGGTGTCGGGACAGATGGGGCAGCATTCTCCGAAGGGGATCTCGGCGTTGGGGCAGTCGGAGGTGTCCTCGCAGATCACCTCATCGCAGAGGATGTTGCCGCTGTCGCAGACGCAGATCTGGCAGGGTTCTGGTTTCCACACATCCTTGTCGTTGTACGTTAGCCCATCCTGTATGCAGCTTCCAGTCTGGACTGCGGAGGGCAGGGGGGGGACGTGAGGGAGGGGGGCACGGCCCCACACACAGctccctcccctccatccccctcGCCTcgctcctgcagctcctctccctTCATCTGGTTCTCATCATCCCATCGCGGTgacacaggaaaagcagaaccATAAACTCTTCCCACATACTCTGGAATTTAAACAAACCCCTCCAGCCAAGCTCCAGCTTCCTCAGCCGCCAAGGCAAATACCCCCACGGTGGGCAGGGGGTCAGCGCTGGTGTCCCCTTGTCCAcgggggacagggatgggatgggaacgGGACGGGATCAGAGGGATCGAGTGGGTTGGCCCCAGTGTCTGGGCTGAAATTAGATCCAGGCGGCTGCGGGATGAGGCTGGATCAGGCCGGATGGGTTGGGGAAGAAAAGCGCAGAGCCTGGAAGCAGGCATGGGGCAGCGAGCCAGAGccgtggggctgccccatagaagGGGCCTGGGGATGGGGTGTGGAGGTGGCCCTGCCAGTGGGCCCCGGCTTGGTGAGAGCAAGAGGCGAAAATCAAACTGGGAACTGCAAAACACCCATTGCAAAAGGCAAAGGGGAAAGCGGCTGTTGCAAAGAGGCGAAAGGGAAGAGGCTGaaccccccctgcaagaggCCAAAGGCAGGAGGGAACTGCAGGACAGCCACTGGAAACAGCGGAACGGCCACTGGGAGCTGTGAATGGTCACTGCAAACTGCAGGATGGCCACTGGAAACTGCAGAATGGCCACTGGAAACTGTAAATGGTAACTGCAAACTGCAGAAGAGccactgcaaacagcagcatggCCATTGGAACCCGTAAATGGTAACTGGAAACTGCAGGATGACTACTGCAAACTGCAAATGGCCACTGGAATCTGCAAATAGCAACTAGAAACTGCAAATGGCCATTGGAAACTGCAAACAGCAACTGCAAACTGCAAACGGCCACTGGAAACTGCAAATGGCCATTGGAAACTGCAGAGCGGCCACTGCAAACTGCAGAGTGACCACTGCAAACTGCAGAGCGGCCACTGCGAACTGCAGAGTGACCACTGCAAACTGCAGAGTGACCACTGCAAACTGCAGAGCGACCACTGCAAACTGCAGAGCGGCCACTGCAAACTGCAGAGTGACCACTGCAAACTGCAGAGCGACCACTGCAAACTGCAGAGCGACCACTGCAAACTGCAGAGCGGCCACTGCAAACTGCAGAGTGACCACTGCAAACTGCAGAGCGACCACTGCGAACTGTGGACCCCAAATGTCCAAGTGCAAAATTCCCccaaaaaagtaaaactaaatCACAAAAGGCACAAAATCCCCTCGGTGCTGAGCTGGGCCGGACCCGCGGTGCCCCCGGCCGGCTCCGTGCCCCATGCCCACGGTGGGGCGCAGTGGGGCAGCCGGTCCCCCCGGGCCAGCCCAGGACGTTTCGCTATGAATCATCCAGGATTTGTCTCATTCTTTCCTGATGGATTctgcagctcccggggccgggCCCACCCCCCGctcccccccgctcccccctcGCCTCTTCCCCCCTTTCcgtccctgctcctcctcctcctccccttcttcccccggctcctctcctcccttccctcccaccccgCTCTTGGCAGGGAGCCCCGGCTCCGGCACCCCCGAACCCCTTCACCCCCAGTCCCCCCAACCTCCTTCTCCTCTCGCCTTCCCCCCCGCTTTGGGGTGGGTGTTCTGCTCCGGATGCCAAGCACCCCTTGAGCCCTTCCCAGGCCGTGGCTCCGGAGCAAGCGTCGACGATGCCGCCCAACCTCATCCCACCGCCGCCCTCATCCCGAAGGAGCCGTCGCGGATGCCGGACTACTTACTGTCTTCTTCTCCTTGCCCGCGGGTGAGTAGTACAGTCGCTGCTATCAACAGCAGTGACCGAGAATCCACAAAGCTGAACATGTCTAAATATTAGACATGTAGACTCTTTGGGGTCTCTTTTGTTCTTAGGTTGGGGTCATACGGGGCCGATCCAACTCTGGAGCTCCAAATCCAGACCCCAGCAGAAACTTCCTACTGCCCTTGCCCACTCCTTTGCCTCCCCTTATATACGATGCGCTGGCTGGGAGAGGTGGGACCCATCACAACCAGGGAATTTTGGACGGCCCCTCGGCCAATCAGCGGCACCCAGCGAGTCGGGGGgcacccctcaccccccccccccccccagtctgtctgtctgtccatccatcctTGCACACGCATGCACAGCCGTGCAAATGCATGGTTGTGGGGTGGGTGGGAAGGGGGTGTTaggatgggtttggggggggttcCCCATCCTGAGGTGTTGATGGGGTGGATGTGGCCACGCAGGGAGGGGACAGACAATGTGACATGTGGCACCTGGGGGACCTCAGTGCCATGCGACACTGGGGGGTCAGGGGACTGCAAACACCCCCCCTCTGtcacccacccccccccggGGCTCCCCATCATTCACAAGCACCCTCATGCCCCAGCACAGTGCAAAGGCCAAGGACATGAGCCCCAGGCACCTGGAGTTCCTCTTGGGCCACAATCCCCATGCGGGACCCCCCAACCTTCGGACACCCCAAAACTctctttttcagtctcttttccctttctatccatcttttcccctttcccgTCCCagccctttccctcccctccatcccgctcccctctcccccatccTGGCACACTTCCACAGCCGTTTCCACATTTGAAGGAGCCACGTTGgttggaaaaagcaaaagctccTTGACAATAATCCACAATCGACTGTGCAATTTGAGAGGCTGTAATTACACGCCAAAAAATATACGTATTTACCAGGGctggggcatgggggggggaggaaggagcccTGCAAAGGGGATGTGGCACCTGGAAAACGGGGGACACCTACAGAAGGGGGGATTTTTAGGGGGAAAAGGTGGGAAATGGGGCTGGGGTCTGGCTGAGAGAGGGAGCAAAGAGCTGGGTCTGGCTCTCACACGTCTGTTTGCCCCCCAGCACTGTGGTTGcacagggcactgggagcactgggctCAGCACAGAGGGGAAACCCCCTCCAAGCAGGGCTTTTTCATTGACATATTTATTATTGATCATCTTTAATAGTTCGAAATCACTGCAATTGAACAATGAAAtaatggggggaggggaggaagtgCACTGAAATAGCCGAAATCCCCCCAAACCTTGCTCCAACCCCCAGTGAcccccagctccttcctcccagctgcagctcaatgcagagagaagcagcaaaccCACCCAAGGGGGGGTTCTGTGCGCACACACGGACACGCGTGCACACGCGTGCACACGCATGCAGATGGGGACACGCGTGCACACGCCTGCAGACGGGGCCACGCGTGCACACGCATGCAGACGGGGCACACGCGTGCACACGCATGCAGACGGGGACACGCGTGCACACGCATGCAGACGGGGCCACGCGTGCACACGCATGCAGACGGGCACACGCGTGCACACGCATGCAGACAGGGACACGCGTGCACACGCCTGCAGACGGGGACACGCGTGCACACGCATGCAGACGGGGCACACGCATGCAGACGGGGCCACGCGTGCACACGCCTGCAGACGGGGCCACGCGTGCGCGCGCCGGGAGCAGCTGGCCCCGGCTCCGTGCATCCGAGACACGTTGCAGCGCGGAGCCTCCTCCAatccctgcagccctggcccAGCTCCAGCCTGAAGATGTGTCTTTAATTTTTGCAgcatgacagaaaagaaaagaatgtcaTCGGTTTTTATGGTGTTTTTTAAGGTTTTATATGCAtggagaggcagggaagggggggaTGGAATGGGACGGGATGGGACGGGATGGGACGGGACGATGCCACCTCATCAGCACCCCGGCCGCCCCCCCCAGGAATGCAGGAGGGCTCTGGGCAGGGTTTGGGGGctgggagggaaaagggaagaaatcccactaaaaaaaaaggaaaataaaataatgaggGTAATAATAAAACGCGAAGAGCCTGGAAAAGCCATTAGGATGCAAGGAAGTGGAATGGGAGACGCCAAGCGTAGGCCTGCACTGGCTCCTGTGCACCAGGGGTGCAGGATGGGGGTGCCCCAAGGTCCTGCACCCACCTTCTGGGGCCATCCCTGGTACCTTGGGCACACTGGGACAAGGAGCTGGCACCCGCAGCCACCCCCAGGATCCAAGACCCTTTCCTGCACATCCCAAActggttttcctgctgcaaACTGGACCTACAGCTGGTGGGGTTGGACACCTCAGTAAGTTGGTGGTCACCCCAAAAAGCCCATTGCCATGGCAAAAACTCAGTGCTCACATCAAAAATGCTTTGGATGCTCTAAAAAGCCACTGGGTGCCCTCAGGGC harbors:
- the COL1A1 gene encoding LOW QUALITY PROTEIN: collagen alpha-1(I) chain (The sequence of the model RefSeq protein was modified relative to this genomic sequence to represent the inferred CDS: deleted 1 base in 1 codon); translation: MFSFVDSRSLLLIAATVLLTRGQGEEDIQTGSCIQDGLTYNDKDVWKPEPCQICVCDSGNILCDEVICEDTSDCPNAEIPFGECCPICPDTDASPVYPESAGVEGPKGDTGPKGDRGLPGPPGRDGIPGQPGLPGPPGPPGPPGLGGNFAPQMSYGYDEKAGGMAVPGPMGPAGPRGLPGPPGAPGPQGFQGPPGEPGEPGASGPMGPRGPAGPPGKNGDDGEAGKPGRPGERGPPRPQGARGLPGTAGLPGMKGHRGFSGLDGAKGEPGPAGPKGEPGSPGENGAPGQMGPRGLPGERGRPGPSGPAGARGNDGAPGAAGPPGPTGPAGPPGFPGAAGAKGETGPQGARGSEGPQGVRGEPGPPGPAGAAGPAGNPGADGQPGAKGATGAPGIAGAPGFPGARGPSGPQGPSGAPGPKGNSGEPGAPGSKGDTGAKGEPGPAGVQGPPGPAGEEGKRGARGEPGPAGLPGPAGERGAPGSRGFPGGDGIAGPKGPPGERGSPGPVGPKGSPGEAGRPGEPGLPGAKGLTGSPGSPGPDGKTGPPGPAGQDGRPGPPGPPGARGQAGVMGFPGPKGAAGEPGKPGERGAPGPPGAVGAAGKDGEAGAQGPPGPTGPAGERGEQGPAGAPGFQGLPGPAGPPGEAGKPGEQGVPGDAGAPGPAGARGERGFPGERGVQGPPGPQGPRGANGAPGNDGAKGDAGAPGAPGNQGPPGLQGMPGERGAAGLPGAKGDRGDPGPKGADGAPGKDGLRGLTGPIGPPGPAGAPGDKGEAGPPGPAGPTGARGAPGDRGEPGPPGPAGFAGPPGADGQPGAKGETGDAGAKGDAGPPGPAGPTGAPGPAGAVGAPGPKGARGSAGPPGATGFPGAAGRVGPPGPSGNIGLPGPPGPSGKEGGKGPRGETGPAGRPGEPGPAGPPGPPGEKGSPGADGPIGAPGTPGPQGIAGQRGVVGLPGQRGERGFPGLPGPSGEPGKQGPSGSPGERGPPGPMGPPGLAGPPGEAGREGAPGAEGAPGRDGAAGPKGDRGETGPAGPPGAPGAPGAPGPVGPAGKSGDRGETGPQGPAGPPGPAGARGPAGPQGPRGDKGETGEQGDRGMKGHRGFSGLQGPPGPPGSPGEQGPSGASGPAGPRGPPGSAGAAGKDGLNGLPGPIGPPGPRGRTGDVGPVGPPGPPGPPGPPGPPSGGFDFSFLPQPPQEKAHDGGRYYRADDANVMRDRDLEVDTTLKSLSQQIENIRSPEGTRKNPARTCRDLKMCHGDWKSGEYWIDPNQGCNLDAIKVYCNMETGETCVYPTQATIAHKNWYLSKNPKEKKHIWFGETMSDGFQFEYGGEGSNPADVAIQLTFLRLMATEASQNITYHCKNSVAYMDQNTGNLKKALLLQGANEIEIRAEGNSRFTYGVTEDGCTSHTGAWGKTVIEYKTTKTSRLPIIDLAPMDVGAPDQEFGIDIGPVCFL